The Pirellulimonas nuda genome includes a region encoding these proteins:
- a CDS encoding M48 family metallopeptidase produces the protein MATDFYKRQDRARRNTSFLVLLFALAVIGIVGAVSAVTYFVLVEQQSTLAPLAGGYDAMGRPESFRWDAVVGAGVLTLAVILGASAVKGVQLRSGGGAGVAEHLGGMRLYPNSGGVVEQRLLNVVEEMALASGVPVPPVYLLEDEQGINAFAAGYSPSDAVVGVTRGCAETLSRDELQGVIAHEFSHILNGDMRLNIRMIGYLQGILLLGLIGQWLFRAFIYSGGGSRRSNSRGSGGSGGSAILVVLAVSLALIVLGALGSFMGGLIKAAISREREYLADASAVQFTRNPGGIGGALKRIGAAVTGGRLKAPAAAEASHMFFATGVWEGLSGLTATHPPLEKRILAIEPDWNGVFPETPAAGQAASAVGAAGAMGFSGGLSVAAAATVGAAGRPAEGSVPLDVVDHAAEHIGAPTREHRSYAQRLIESLPEELIDAAHEPFGARAVIYGLLLDRDPAVRKAQLAGLAQGAEAPVRELMHKLLPAIDAVDHRARLPLVDMTLPALKSLSTPQYVGFGNCLRLLVEADQRLGLFEWTLGQVLSRHLRPQYEKVRAPAVQYYGLQKLGAQVAQVLSTLAYVGGDDTQASAAFSDASCHFPELDVRLLPRDQCSLTALRGALDTLTHAAPKQRGRVVDACAAAICTDGEVTLREAELLRGVSDLLDCPMPPLLAGQKVAP, from the coding sequence ATGGCGACTGACTTCTACAAGCGGCAGGACCGGGCCCGGCGGAACACCAGCTTCTTGGTGCTGTTGTTCGCGTTGGCGGTGATCGGGATCGTGGGCGCCGTGAGCGCCGTGACCTACTTCGTGCTGGTCGAGCAGCAGAGCACGCTTGCGCCGCTGGCCGGCGGGTACGACGCGATGGGGCGGCCCGAGTCGTTCCGCTGGGACGCGGTGGTCGGCGCCGGCGTGCTAACGCTGGCCGTGATCCTTGGCGCCAGCGCCGTGAAGGGGGTCCAGCTCCGCTCCGGCGGGGGCGCCGGCGTGGCCGAGCACCTGGGCGGGATGCGGCTCTACCCCAACTCCGGCGGCGTTGTCGAGCAGCGGCTGCTGAACGTGGTGGAAGAAATGGCGCTGGCCTCCGGCGTGCCGGTCCCCCCCGTGTACCTGCTCGAGGACGAACAGGGCATCAACGCCTTCGCGGCGGGCTACTCTCCCAGCGACGCGGTGGTGGGGGTCACGCGCGGCTGCGCCGAGACGCTCAGCCGCGACGAGCTGCAGGGGGTCATCGCCCACGAGTTCAGCCACATCCTCAACGGCGACATGCGGCTCAACATCCGCATGATCGGCTACCTGCAGGGGATCTTGCTGCTGGGGCTGATCGGCCAGTGGCTGTTCCGCGCGTTCATCTACAGCGGCGGGGGCAGCAGGCGTTCCAATAGCCGCGGCTCGGGCGGTTCTGGGGGATCGGCCATCCTGGTCGTCTTGGCCGTCAGCCTGGCGTTGATCGTGCTGGGGGCGCTCGGCTCATTCATGGGGGGGCTCATCAAGGCCGCCATCTCGCGCGAGCGCGAGTACCTGGCCGACGCGTCGGCGGTGCAGTTCACCCGCAACCCGGGGGGCATCGGCGGCGCACTCAAGCGGATCGGCGCGGCGGTCACCGGCGGCCGGCTGAAGGCGCCCGCGGCCGCCGAGGCGAGCCACATGTTCTTCGCCACCGGGGTGTGGGAGGGGCTCTCGGGGCTGACCGCCACGCACCCGCCGCTCGAGAAACGGATCTTGGCGATCGAGCCCGACTGGAACGGGGTGTTCCCCGAAACCCCCGCCGCTGGCCAGGCGGCCTCGGCGGTCGGCGCCGCGGGCGCCATGGGTTTCTCTGGCGGCCTCTCTGTTGCGGCAGCCGCGACGGTTGGCGCCGCGGGCCGCCCGGCGGAAGGCTCGGTGCCGCTGGACGTGGTCGACCACGCCGCCGAGCACATCGGCGCCCCGACCCGCGAGCACCGCTCGTACGCCCAGCGGCTGATCGAGTCGCTGCCGGAAGAACTGATCGACGCGGCCCACGAGCCGTTCGGCGCGCGGGCGGTGATCTACGGCCTGCTGCTCGACCGCGACCCGGCGGTGCGGAAGGCGCAGCTCGCCGGCCTTGCCCAGGGCGCGGAGGCGCCCGTCCGCGAGCTGATGCACAAGCTGCTGCCGGCCATCGACGCGGTCGACCACCGAGCCCGCTTGCCGCTGGTCGACATGACGCTGCCGGCCCTGAAGTCGTTGAGCACGCCGCAGTACGTCGGCTTCGGCAACTGCCTGCGGCTGCTGGTCGAGGCGGACCAGCGGCTGGGGCTGTTCGAGTGGACCCTCGGCCAGGTGCTCTCCCGCCACCTGCGGCCCCAGTACGAAAAGGTCCGCGCCCCCGCGGTGCAGTACTACGGCTTGCAGAAGCTGGGCGCCCAAGTGGCGCAGGTGCTTTCTACGCTGGCGTACGTCGGCGGGGACGACACCCAGGCGTCGGCCGCGTTCTCGGACGCAAGCTGCCACTTCCCAGAGCTGGACGTGCGGTTGCTGCCCCGCGACCAGTGCTCGCTCACCGCGCTCCGCGGCGCGCTCGACACGCTCACCCACGCCGCGCCGAAGCAGCGGGGCAGGGTGGTCGACGCCTGCGCCGCGGCCATCTGCACCGACGGCGAGGTGACGCTCCGCGAGGCAGAGCTGCTCCGCGGCGTTTCGGACCTGTTGGACTGCCCCATGCCCCCGCTGTTGGCGGGACAGAAGGTCGCCCCGTGA
- the epmA gene encoding EF-P lysine aminoacylase EpmA has translation MNRLDRLRMRAQMLSRLRAFFAQHGFLEVETPALSAEVIPELHIEPWRASQAPRSLRPRVGGSAGCSDHDDPSLRYLQASPELHMKRLLCEGSGPIIQVARAYRADEQGPLHNAEFTMVEWYRPGDGMAEGIALLDALVQRVAGAPAAVRTSYREAFVRHQGLDPFTATQSELSSACESLGVDLSRDVAAGGDRDGLLNIILALGVEPHLGRDAPEALYHYPGSQASLARTTTDPHGAAVAERFELYWRGVELANGYHELCDAEELRRRLERVNHGRVELGHAALPLPEALLGAMAHPGLPASTGVALGFDRLVMLAAGAESIDQVMTYRD, from the coding sequence GTGAACCGGCTCGATCGGCTGCGCATGCGGGCCCAGATGTTGTCGAGGCTGCGGGCGTTCTTCGCCCAGCACGGGTTCTTGGAGGTCGAAACCCCGGCGCTAAGCGCTGAGGTGATCCCCGAGCTGCACATCGAACCATGGCGCGCCTCGCAGGCGCCCCGCAGCTTGCGACCTAGGGTCGGAGGGTCTGCTGGATGCAGCGACCACGACGACCCATCGCTGCGCTACCTGCAAGCTTCGCCCGAGCTACACATGAAGCGTCTGCTGTGCGAGGGGTCGGGCCCCATCATCCAGGTCGCCCGCGCGTACCGGGCCGACGAGCAAGGCCCGCTGCACAACGCCGAGTTTACGATGGTGGAGTGGTACCGCCCCGGGGACGGCATGGCCGAGGGGATCGCGCTGCTCGACGCGTTGGTGCAGCGCGTGGCGGGGGCGCCGGCCGCGGTCCGAACGTCGTACCGCGAGGCCTTCGTTAGGCACCAAGGGCTCGACCCCTTCACGGCAACGCAGTCCGAGCTGTCGTCCGCGTGCGAGTCGCTCGGCGTCGATCTTTCTAGGGACGTGGCCGCAGGGGGGGACCGCGACGGGCTGCTGAACATCATCTTGGCGCTCGGCGTCGAGCCGCACCTGGGCCGGGACGCCCCCGAGGCGCTCTACCATTACCCCGGCAGCCAGGCGTCGCTTGCCAGGACAACCACCGACCCCCACGGCGCCGCCGTCGCCGAGCGGTTCGAGCTGTACTGGCGCGGCGTCGAGCTGGCCAACGGCTACCACGAGCTGTGCGACGCGGAGGAGCTTCGCCGCCGGCTGGAGCGCGTCAACCACGGGCGCGTAGAGCTTGGCCACGCGGCGCTGCCGCTCCCGGAGGCGCTGCTCGGGGCGATGGCCCACCCGGGGCTCCCCGCGAGCACGGGGGTAGCGCTGGGGTTCGACCGGCTGGTGATGCTGGCCGCGGGCGCCGAGTCCATCGACCAGGTGATGACCTACCGCGACTGA
- a CDS encoding dihydrofolate reductase — protein MTQISLIAAVAENGVIGRGGELPWRLSSDLRRFKRLTMGRCLIMGRKTYDSIGRPLPGRVSLVLTRSPGASEVEGLSYVDSLDAALARLPQTGMKTDEAFVIGGAEVYRLALPRADRIYLTRVHAEVEGDALFPEVDWDAWELVESEPQDAGPKDEFACTHEVYEPHVSGK, from the coding sequence ATGACCCAAATCTCCCTCATCGCCGCGGTCGCTGAGAACGGCGTCATCGGCCGCGGGGGCGAGCTCCCCTGGCGGCTCTCGTCCGACCTGCGCCGCTTCAAGCGGCTCACGATGGGGCGCTGCCTGATCATGGGCCGCAAGACGTACGACTCCATCGGCCGGCCGCTGCCGGGGCGGGTTTCGCTGGTGCTGACGCGCTCGCCCGGCGCGTCGGAGGTCGAAGGCCTCAGCTACGTCGACTCGCTCGACGCGGCGCTCGCGCGGCTCCCCCAGACCGGCATGAAGACCGACGAGGCGTTTGTGATCGGAGGCGCCGAGGTCTACCGGTTGGCCCTCCCGCGCGCCGATCGCATCTACCTGACGCGTGTGCACGCGGAGGTAGAAGGAGACGCGTTGTTCCCCGAGGTCGACTGGGACGCGTGGGAGCTGGTCGAGTCCGAACCGCAGGACGCGGGTCCGAAGGATGAGTTCGCGTGCACCCACGAGGTATACGAGCCACACGTAAGCGGGAAATAG
- a CDS encoding thymidylate synthase produces MKPYLDLLRCVLETGVPKSDRTGTGTRSLFGYQMRFDLVDGFPLVTTKKLHLRSILHELLWFIRGETSTGYLNENGVSIWDEWAADDGELGPVYGKQWRAWEGADGRAVDQLAGVIEQIESNPDSRRLIVSAWNVAQIDQMALPPCHLLFQFYVAEGRLSCQLYQRSADVFLGVPFNIASYALLTMMVAQVTGLAPGEFIHTLGDAHLYDNHLEQARLQLTRDPRPLPTMRIDPSVKQIDDFRFEHFALENYDPHPHIKAPVAV; encoded by the coding sequence GTGAAGCCCTACCTCGACCTGCTACGCTGCGTGCTGGAAACCGGCGTCCCCAAGAGCGACCGCACCGGAACCGGCACCCGCAGCCTGTTCGGCTACCAGATGCGGTTCGACCTAGTCGACGGGTTTCCGCTGGTCACCACCAAGAAGCTGCACCTGCGGTCGATCTTGCACGAGCTGCTGTGGTTTATCCGCGGCGAGACCAGCACCGGCTACCTGAATGAGAACGGCGTCTCCATCTGGGACGAGTGGGCCGCGGACGACGGCGAGCTGGGCCCCGTGTACGGCAAGCAGTGGCGCGCGTGGGAAGGCGCCGACGGCCGAGCGGTGGACCAGCTCGCCGGGGTGATCGAGCAGATCGAGTCCAACCCCGACTCGCGCCGCCTGATCGTCAGCGCGTGGAACGTGGCCCAGATCGACCAGATGGCGCTGCCGCCGTGCCACCTGCTGTTCCAGTTCTATGTCGCGGAGGGGCGCTTGAGCTGCCAGCTCTACCAGCGCTCGGCCGACGTCTTCCTCGGCGTGCCGTTCAACATCGCCAGCTACGCGCTGCTAACGATGATGGTCGCCCAAGTGACGGGCCTCGCGCCGGGCGAGTTCATCCACACCCTGGGCGACGCGCACCTGTACGACAACCACCTAGAGCAGGCCCGCCTGCAGCTCACCCGCGATCCGCGACCGCTCCCCACGATGCGGATCGACCCCAGTGTGAAGCAGATCGACGACTTCCGTTTCGAGCATTTTGCATTGGAGAACTACGACCCGCACCCGCACATCAAGGCGCCGGTGGCGGTGTGA
- a CDS encoding P-II family nitrogen regulator encodes MKQVVAVVKPFLVEKILEGLRLAPLEAVVVREVKGVGKQKSYLDQYADTDYARAFLPKVEVAMWVDDTRVEEVVRKLVEVARTGRMGDGKIWILPADNAERVVSF; translated from the coding sequence GTGAAACAGGTCGTCGCAGTCGTCAAACCCTTCCTGGTAGAAAAAATACTGGAGGGGCTCCGCCTGGCCCCGCTCGAGGCGGTGGTGGTCCGCGAGGTCAAAGGGGTCGGCAAGCAGAAGAGCTACCTCGACCAGTACGCCGACACCGACTACGCCCGGGCGTTCCTGCCCAAGGTCGAGGTGGCCATGTGGGTAGACGACACGCGCGTCGAGGAGGTGGTCCGCAAGCTGGTTGAGGTCGCCCGCACCGGGCGGATGGGGGACGGCAAGATCTGGATCCTGCCGGCGGACAACGCCGAACGCGTGGTGTCGTTCTGA
- the glnE gene encoding bifunctional [glutamate--ammonia ligase]-adenylyl-L-tyrosine phosphorylase/[glutamate--ammonia-ligase] adenylyltransferase, with amino-acid sequence MDVAELRRLLDDRDAARPLLASMGLRRPKAGHACLVRMADARVPLDLIGTLIGQFSRAAPTLADPDMAWNNFERFLSAARSPVSTAALFEREPESLASLLQLFAASQYVSDLLVIDQECFDLLRMTEGRPVSRELLVEELRGDLLAIDDPRDAMAALRQAKRRETIRIAYGDIVRNQSIEVVARQISFLADAIVEAALAFARRALEQKHGVPRRAGGPDDGQPARYCVLALGKLGGIELNYSSDIDLIPFYGLEGQTDSGRGVTNREFFERLTRELIRLLTEPTELGVAYRVDLRLRPEGASAPLCHSFEQMAAYYDSKGRTWERQAMIKARPIAGDIALGDELLARLDRWVYRRYLSLADITGIKALKRRIENRAEGDGRSPVNVKTGQGGIRDIEFVIQFLQLLNGGALPDVRTGNTLEAIRKLAEVGCLTPQERLLLEENYAMLRKLEHRLQMMHDLQTHTLPADDEDLAKVAVRMGYASANGGAPLDAFRADFAERTTVNRRILDHLLHDAFGDDAEIEPEVDLVNDPDPSEQQIVRVLGRYPFEDVETAYVNLMALATERIRFLSTRRCRHFLASIAPRLLQAIARTPEPDATLVNLARVSDSLGGKAALWELFSAHPPSLKLYVMLCAACPYLAETITSSPGMIDELLDSLIVDRLPSQDAIFAALADLTRGAEELDPILHSFKNAYHLRVGVRDLLGKDDVRDTNASLSDIAEACLRQIVDREYRAQVEKFGVPTIVSPPPSTDGEIILDPLGRDLDSRTGETCGLVILALGKLGGREPNYHSDLDLVFLYEAEGRTVPRRRGAGEGTTNGHFFGELGQRIIRAAARMGPQGKLYEIDVRLRPTGRSGSLAVPIDAFLRYYQGGQAQLWERQALCKARVVYGPPAAAGDVMQAVAEAAYGAPWTPESAHEVREMRLRLEETATPRNLKRGRGGTVDTEFVVQMLQLKHGGLDASVRVPGTLEALDALEAAGYLAADDAAFFRDGYRFQRNIEARIRLMNSIGRHELPTDPRELKKLAFLLGYDDPDALEREALRWFEETRARFEKLVGEAAR; translated from the coding sequence CCGCGCCCACGCTGGCCGACCCGGACATGGCGTGGAACAACTTCGAGCGGTTCCTCAGCGCGGCGCGCAGCCCCGTCTCCACCGCGGCGCTCTTTGAGCGCGAGCCCGAATCGCTGGCCAGCCTGCTGCAACTGTTCGCGGCGAGCCAGTACGTGAGCGACCTGCTGGTGATCGACCAGGAGTGCTTCGACCTGCTGCGGATGACCGAGGGCCGTCCCGTCTCGCGCGAGCTGCTGGTCGAGGAGCTGCGGGGCGACCTGCTGGCGATCGACGACCCGCGCGACGCCATGGCCGCCCTCCGGCAGGCCAAACGCCGCGAGACCATCCGCATCGCCTACGGCGACATCGTCCGCAACCAGTCGATCGAGGTGGTCGCCCGGCAGATCTCGTTCCTGGCAGACGCCATCGTCGAGGCGGCCCTGGCGTTCGCCCGCCGGGCGCTGGAGCAGAAGCACGGCGTCCCGCGCCGCGCCGGCGGCCCCGACGACGGCCAACCGGCGCGCTACTGTGTGCTGGCGCTCGGCAAGCTGGGGGGGATCGAGCTGAACTACTCCAGCGACATCGACCTGATCCCCTTCTACGGGCTCGAGGGCCAGACCGACAGCGGCCGCGGCGTCACGAACCGAGAGTTCTTCGAGCGACTGACGCGCGAGCTGATCCGCCTGCTCACCGAGCCCACCGAGCTGGGGGTCGCGTATCGGGTCGACCTGCGGCTGCGCCCCGAGGGCGCCAGCGCGCCGCTGTGCCACAGCTTCGAGCAGATGGCCGCTTACTACGACTCCAAGGGCCGCACCTGGGAGCGGCAGGCGATGATCAAGGCGCGGCCCATCGCCGGCGACATCGCCCTGGGAGACGAGCTGCTGGCCCGTCTCGACCGCTGGGTCTACCGCCGGTACCTAAGCCTGGCGGACATCACCGGCATCAAGGCCCTCAAGCGGCGGATCGAGAACCGCGCCGAGGGGGACGGCCGGTCTCCGGTGAACGTGAAGACGGGCCAGGGAGGGATCCGCGACATCGAGTTCGTGATCCAGTTCTTGCAGCTGCTCAACGGCGGCGCCCTGCCCGATGTCCGCACCGGCAACACGCTCGAAGCCATCCGCAAGCTGGCGGAGGTAGGCTGCCTGACGCCGCAGGAGCGGCTGCTGCTGGAAGAGAACTACGCGATGCTCCGCAAGCTCGAGCACCGCCTGCAGATGATGCACGACCTGCAGACCCACACGCTGCCGGCCGACGACGAAGACCTGGCCAAGGTGGCGGTACGGATGGGGTACGCTTCGGCCAACGGCGGGGCGCCGCTCGACGCGTTCCGGGCCGACTTCGCCGAGCGGACCACCGTGAACCGGCGGATCCTCGACCACCTGCTGCACGACGCCTTCGGCGACGACGCCGAGATCGAGCCGGAGGTCGACCTGGTGAACGACCCCGACCCCAGCGAGCAGCAGATCGTCCGCGTGCTGGGTCGGTACCCGTTTGAGGACGTGGAGACCGCGTACGTGAACCTGATGGCGTTGGCCACCGAGCGGATCCGCTTCCTTTCGACCCGGCGGTGCCGGCACTTCCTGGCGTCCATCGCCCCCAGGCTGCTACAGGCGATCGCCCGCACGCCGGAGCCGGACGCCACGCTGGTGAACCTGGCCCGCGTCAGCGACTCGCTGGGGGGCAAGGCGGCGTTGTGGGAGCTGTTTAGCGCCCACCCGCCGTCGCTGAAGCTGTACGTGATGCTCTGCGCGGCCTGCCCCTACCTGGCGGAGACCATCACCAGCAGCCCCGGCATGATCGACGAGCTGCTGGACAGCCTGATCGTCGACCGGCTGCCGAGCCAGGACGCCATCTTCGCGGCGCTGGCAGACCTGACGCGCGGCGCCGAAGAGCTCGACCCCATCCTGCACAGCTTCAAGAACGCGTACCACCTGCGCGTCGGCGTCCGCGACCTGCTGGGCAAGGACGACGTCCGCGACACCAACGCCTCGCTGTCGGACATCGCCGAGGCGTGCCTGCGGCAGATCGTCGACCGCGAGTACCGCGCCCAGGTCGAAAAGTTTGGCGTGCCGACCATCGTGTCGCCCCCCCCCAGCACCGACGGCGAGATCATCCTCGACCCGCTGGGCCGCGACCTGGATTCCCGCACGGGCGAGACGTGCGGGCTGGTGATCCTGGCGTTGGGGAAGCTGGGGGGCCGCGAGCCCAACTACCACAGCGACCTCGACCTGGTGTTCCTGTACGAGGCCGAGGGCCGCACCGTGCCGCGGCGCCGCGGCGCCGGCGAGGGGACCACCAACGGGCACTTCTTCGGCGAGCTGGGGCAGCGGATCATCCGCGCCGCGGCGCGGATGGGGCCGCAGGGGAAGCTGTACGAGATCGACGTCCGCCTCCGCCCCACCGGCCGCAGCGGGTCGTTGGCGGTGCCGATCGATGCGTTCCTGCGTTACTACCAGGGGGGGCAGGCCCAACTGTGGGAACGCCAGGCGCTGTGCAAGGCCCGCGTGGTGTACGGCCCCCCGGCCGCCGCGGGCGACGTGATGCAGGCCGTGGCCGAGGCCGCCTACGGCGCCCCCTGGACGCCGGAGTCTGCCCACGAGGTGCGCGAGATGCGTCTGCGTCTGGAAGAGACCGCTACCCCCCGCAACCTCAAGCGCGGCCGTGGCGGCACCGTCGACACCGAGTTCGTGGTGCAGATGCTGCAGCTCAAGCACGGCGGCCTCGACGCCTCGGTGCGTGTGCCCGGCACGCTCGAAGCGCTCGACGCGCTCGAGGCCGCCGGCTACCTGGCCGCGGACGACGCCGCGTTCTTCCGAGACGGCTACCGCTTCCAACGCAACATCGAGGCCCGCATCCGCCTGATGAACAGCATCGGCCGCCACGAGCTGCCGACCGACCCGCGGGAGCTCAAGAAGCTGGCGTTCCTGCTGGGCTACGACGACCCGGACGCGCTGGAGCGCGAGGCGCTGCGGTGGTTCGAAGAGACGCGGGCGCGGTTTGAGAAACTCGTCGGGGAAGCGGCGCGGTAA